The nucleotide window CTCCACTGCTGGTTTCCCCCCACGCCCCTTAAACCAATCTCTGTGTGCAAAAAGAGACCTTAACGCCTGCAATCGATGTTAAGGTCTCTTGCTGTATGCACAATTACCGACACATGTATCAGGCTATTGTGAGCTCCGGCCTGCCCATGTCACTGAACATGCCCGCATAATATTTGACTTCGCCGGCTTCATTACGGATCGCTGTAATACTCAGCCATTCCTGATAGACTTCTCCGTTTTTCTTCCGATTCCAGATCTCGCCCTGCCAATATCCTTTCTCACGTAATTCCAACCATAATTGGTCATAGAAACGTTTATCTTGCTTGCCGGATTTCAGCAGACTTGGCTTCTGTCCAACCGCCTCTTCAGCGCTATAACCAGTGACTGCAGTGAAGGCCGGGTTCACGGAAGTAATAACACTGTTCGTATCCGTGATCAGAATCGCTTCAATAGTATTCTCCAGAATGCTGGCAGATAACTGAAGCTTCTCTTGGTAGAACATCCAGATCACAAGTACCAGGCTGACCAGCGCGATCTGTGACAAAGCCATGAAACCAATGGCGTAATGTCCCGTCATGCTGTACAACAAAGTCAACATCAACGGAGGGAAGAATCCGCCCAGACCACCCATAGCCGAGATCATCCCATTCGCTACACCTGGTTGTTTGACGAAATACATTGGCACTAATTTGAAAATAGTTCCGTTACCTGTTCCTGCGCATAAGGCCACAGTCAGGCACCCAATGGTGTAGATATAGAATGACGGCGCGAATGATAATACAATTGCAGCAATCGTTAATCCGCCGAAGACAAACATTAATATTTTGAAGGGATTAAATCGATCTCCAAGCCAGCCTCCAATAGGTCGCATGATGGTAGCAACGAGAATGAATCCCGCTGTACGAATACCTGCATCGACTTTGTCCATCTGGAAGTGACTGACTAAGAAATTTGGCAAATATACCGTAAATGCCACGAAAGAACCAAATGTCAGAAAATAGAACAAGCAGAGCAACCATAGTTTATTGTTGCTTGATATGGCCTTCAGTTGCTGCATAAGCGGAACATTAACACGTGTTTCCTTTTTGTCCCCCAGAACAAAATTCAGCGCTGCCATTCCTAGTAGCAGAATACTGTAGAGCAGAACCGTCGTAGACCATCCCATACGATCAGCAATCAGCGGGGCTCCGAATGCAGACAGTGCTGTCCCCAGGTTACCAATTCCGTAGATCCCGTTAACAAACCCATGTCGCTCTTTCGGATAATATTTGGGCAATGAAGTTACACCGACGGAGAAGACAGCCCCCCCAATACCGAGGAACAGTCCACCAATCACCAGATCACTGAACGATGTCGCACGGCTAATCCACCATACAGGAGCCAGCAACAGGACAAAGCTAATCATAAAAATATTACGTGCTCCATATCGATTCGTCCAATAACCAATTGGAATACGGGCAATCGATCCAATCAATACGGGAATTGCTGTCGCCCATGCGAGCTGGGAAGATGTAAGCGCAATATCCTCTTTAATAAATGGCATCAGAGATGACAGAATAACCCATACCATGAAACCAAGAACCAGACTTGCGGTTTGCAAGGGCAGTTGAACCTTTCCTTTATGTTGCATTTACATCGCCCTTTCCTTTTTTTGTTCCTGATTCGGATACACAGCTCCATCTCTTCTGCGATACAACACATAACTGCGTTTCAGATAACCCAGTGGCATACTTAGCATGTGAACCAGACGAGTAAATGGAAATACGCAGTACAGTACAAAGGTAAGCAGAATGTGTACTTTGAAGTTCAGCGGTACCGTCTGCATCAGAACCGGATCAGGCTGGAATACGATCAGACCGCGCAACCAAGGATTAATTGTTGTTCGATAGTCGAAACCTGTGTGATTCACCGCATTGGCCGAGGTCGCCAGTATGCCGGTGACAATGACAATGGTCAACATGGCAAGGGCCAACCAATCCCCGATGCTGCTCGTTGCCCGGACCCTGCGAGAAACATAACGGCGAACCAGCAGAATGACTGCACCTGCAAATGCAATGATCCCCGCAGGCAATCCTCCTGCGATAGCCATCAAGTGATATCCTTCATCACTCAGGCCGATCCAGCGATAGAACTCCACCGGAACAAGCAAACCGGCAATATGTCCGCAGATTACGGCGAATATTCCAATATGAAAGAGTAAACTGCCCCATTTCAACATGCGTTTCTCCAACATCTCACTGGACTTGGACGTCCAACTGAAGGGATTCGTCACATATCTCCAGATCGTTGCTGTAATACAGAAAACAATGACCATATAGGGAAGAGCGCCCCATAACAACAGTTCCAGTGTACTCACCGATTCCCCCTCCTCATCTGAGCCGCGATCTGCATGAGATCTTCAGGTTGTTGGTTAGCTGCTTCTTCTTGTTTGGGTACATCAGGAGCTGGGGGCTCAGGAATTACTTGTAACATCAGAACGAGCAATGGTCCATATGGGCTGTTCTGTCCGGTAATGCTTTCGGTCATTGTGACCAGAGCCTTATGGCAACTGGAGAGCACCCCCAGGGCATCTTCCTCGGGAGCCTCAGCTACAAATTCAAGCACCATAGGCAGATAATCCGGCAACTCACTTACTTCCATATAAAATCCCGCAGCTTCATATCTGCGTTTCAATTCAATCAGAGCCGGGCCCCGATCCCGTTCATCTCCATGAAGAGCATACGTGAGATAGAGGTTACACTTTTTATCAAAATCGAATGTTCGAACATAGGAATCCTGCCACTCAATCGAGCTAACAGCCTGTGCCTCATCTACAAATGTCAGCAAGATCTGGTTCACCGTCTCATCGGAAATGGACTGTATAGCTTCTTTCACTCCCTGCAGCCCTTCTCTCCACGCTGTATCGGGATATTGCAACAGATAGGAGATCAGTTTACAGACCATTCTTCTCGTATTCGTATCGTAAACCAGAGCCTGACCTGTTCCTTCATTGGGTTCGATCGTCATCGTTGTCGTTGTCTCCTCTCCCATCAGAATACTCCGCAAGAACCTGGACCACCTGCAAAATCAAGTCCGCAGCTGCCCTGTTCACTGAAGAGATCTTCCACTTCCTCACGGTGAGCTGGCGGGATGACAAAACGGTCATTGTATTTTGCAATAGCGAGCAGTCGGTACATGTCCTCCACTTCCTGAGCATCCATGCCTACTCTTTCCAGTAATTCCGATTCACTGGTCTTACCCGTCTGCTGGTTACGCATGTGAATGCGCATAACTGCCATTTTCCGTAGTACTTCACGGATTCGATCTGTATCTCCTGCCGTAAGCAGATTGGCCAAATATTCCACTGGAATACGCATGTTATCAATCGCCGGGAAAATATCATTGGCCTCCAGCGAACTTCCCTGTCCCTCTACCCGATTGGTAATCGGGCTAAGCGGTGGAATATACCATACCATTGGCATGGTGCGGTATTCTGGGTGAAGCGGGAGCGCAATTTTCCAGTCGATAACCATTTTATAAATAGGGGACTGCTGCGCTGCAATAATCCAATCCTCTGGAATTCCGGCCTCGCGCGCTTCGCGAATCACCTCAGGGTCATTCGGATCAAGGAAAATATCCATCTGGGATTCATAGAGATCCTGATCATTTTCAACGGAAGCAGCGGCTTCAACACGGTCTGCATCATACAGCATCAGGCCGATATAACGGATACGTCCCACACAAGTTTCGGAACAGATCGTTGGCAGACCTGCTTCAATCCGAGGGAAACAAAGGGTACATTTCTCCGCCTTGTTCGTCTGCCAGTTGAAATAGACTTTTTTGTAAGGGCAGCTCGATACACAGAATCTCCATGCGCGGCATGCATTTTGGTCAACCAGGACAATCCCGTCTTCTTCCCGTTTGTACATTGCTCCGGAAGGGCAGGAGGACACACAGGCCGGATTGAGACAGTGTTCACAGATTCGTGGCAAGTACATCATAAATACCTGTTCAAAATCCATTTTGATCGAGTCCTCGACACCCTTCATATTGGGATCTTCCATCCCGGTTACATGGGCACCTGCCAGATCATCTTCCCAGTTCGGCCCCCACTCCAGATTCATATACTCACCGGTAATCTGGGATTTCGGTCTTGCTACAGGCTGATGTTTTTTCTCTGGACTGTTCGTCAGTTTCTCATACTCGTATGTCCATGGCTCGTAATAATCGTCAATGGTAGGCTGATCCGGGTTATGGAAAATGTTAAGCAAGCGTCTTGCCCGTGTGCCGGACTTCAATTCCAGTTTGCCATTCTTCATCTCCCAGCCACCGCGATAACGCTCCTGGTCCTCCCATTGTTTTGGATAACCGACCCCTGGCTTGGTCTCCACATTGTTCCAGTACATATATTCTGCACCTGGACGATTAGTCCAGGTGTTTTTGCACGTTACACTACATGTATGGCACCCTATGCATTTGTCCAGATTCATGACCATACTGACTTGTGCTTTAATCTTCAAGCCAATCCACCTCCTGCAGTTTTCTTATGATGACGTTGAGGTCACGCTGGTTGCCTGTCGGGCCGTAGTAGTTGAAGCCATAACTTAACTGGGCATAACCACCGATCATATGTGTTGGCTTCACATGAATACGTGTCGGACTGTTATGCGTACCCCCACGTGTCTGTGATATTTTGGTACCCGGGACGTTAATGTGACGGTCCTGAGCATGATACATGAATGCCATGCCGCGAGGAATACGGTGTGTTACTACGGCTCTGGCAACGACTACCCCGTTACGGTTGAAACATTCGATCCAGTCGTTGTCGACCAGTCCGGCTTCTTCTGCATCTTCGTAGTTCATCCAGATTGTCGGGCCACCTCGGAACAACGTCAGCATCGGCAGCGCATCATAGTACATACTGTGGATCGACCACT belongs to Paenibacillus sp. FSL H8-0079 and includes:
- the narJ gene encoding nitrate reductase molybdenum cofactor assembly chaperone, which codes for MRSILMGEETTTTMTIEPNEGTGQALVYDTNTRRMVCKLISYLLQYPDTAWREGLQGVKEAIQSISDETVNQILLTFVDEAQAVSSIEWQDSYVRTFDFDKKCNLYLTYALHGDERDRGPALIELKRRYEAAGFYMEVSELPDYLPMVLEFVAEAPEEDALGVLSSCHKALVTMTESITGQNSPYGPLLVLMLQVIPEPPAPDVPKQEEAANQQPEDLMQIAAQMRRGNR
- a CDS encoding MFS transporter codes for the protein MQHKGKVQLPLQTASLVLGFMVWVILSSLMPFIKEDIALTSSQLAWATAIPVLIGSIARIPIGYWTNRYGARNIFMISFVLLLAPVWWISRATSFSDLVIGGLFLGIGGAVFSVGVTSLPKYYPKERHGFVNGIYGIGNLGTALSAFGAPLIADRMGWSTTVLLYSILLLGMAALNFVLGDKKETRVNVPLMQQLKAISSNNKLWLLCLFYFLTFGSFVAFTVYLPNFLVSHFQMDKVDAGIRTAGFILVATIMRPIGGWLGDRFNPFKILMFVFGGLTIAAIVLSFAPSFYIYTIGCLTVALCAGTGNGTIFKLVPMYFVKQPGVANGMISAMGGLGGFFPPLMLTLLYSMTGHYAIGFMALSQIALVSLVLVIWMFYQEKLQLSASILENTIEAILITDTNSVITSVNPAFTAVTGYSAEEAVGQKPSLLKSGKQDKRFYDQLWLELREKGYWQGEIWNRKKNGEVYQEWLSITAIRNEAGEVKYYAGMFSDMGRPELTIA
- the narI gene encoding respiratory nitrate reductase subunit gamma, which encodes MSTLELLLWGALPYMVIVFCITATIWRYVTNPFSWTSKSSEMLEKRMLKWGSLLFHIGIFAVICGHIAGLLVPVEFYRWIGLSDEGYHLMAIAGGLPAGIIAFAGAVILLVRRYVSRRVRATSSIGDWLALAMLTIVIVTGILATSANAVNHTGFDYRTTINPWLRGLIVFQPDPVLMQTVPLNFKVHILLTFVLYCVFPFTRLVHMLSMPLGYLKRSYVLYRRRDGAVYPNQEQKKERAM
- the narH gene encoding nitrate reductase subunit beta is translated as MKIKAQVSMVMNLDKCIGCHTCSVTCKNTWTNRPGAEYMYWNNVETKPGVGYPKQWEDQERYRGGWEMKNGKLELKSGTRARRLLNIFHNPDQPTIDDYYEPWTYEYEKLTNSPEKKHQPVARPKSQITGEYMNLEWGPNWEDDLAGAHVTGMEDPNMKGVEDSIKMDFEQVFMMYLPRICEHCLNPACVSSCPSGAMYKREEDGIVLVDQNACRAWRFCVSSCPYKKVYFNWQTNKAEKCTLCFPRIEAGLPTICSETCVGRIRYIGLMLYDADRVEAAASVENDQDLYESQMDIFLDPNDPEVIREAREAGIPEDWIIAAQQSPIYKMVIDWKIALPLHPEYRTMPMVWYIPPLSPITNRVEGQGSSLEANDIFPAIDNMRIPVEYLANLLTAGDTDRIREVLRKMAVMRIHMRNQQTGKTSESELLERVGMDAQEVEDMYRLLAIAKYNDRFVIPPAHREEVEDLFSEQGSCGLDFAGGPGSCGVF